Proteins encoded by one window of Vigna radiata var. radiata cultivar VC1973A chromosome 5, Vradiata_ver6, whole genome shotgun sequence:
- the LOC106762353 gene encoding transmembrane protein 147 codes for MTVFHFFNCAILTFGPHAVYYSATPLSEYDTLGTSIKAAVVYLATALVKLICLATFLKVSESDSFDPYQEFLKALIGFIDVAGLYFALTQLTHRNISQNHKFQAVGLGWAFADSVLHRLAPLWVGARGLEFTWDYILQGLEANANLVLSISLAALGSLMWLRKNKPKTLIPIIYLSAGIVATMPSITSYLRRGLGWHFPKVVGFELFTSLVMAFISWQLFAACQRPSV; via the exons ATGACTGTCTTTCACTTCTTTAACTGCGCGATTCTCACCTTCGGTCCCCACGCCGTCTACTATTCCGCCACGCCCTT ATCTGAGTATGATACACTCGGCACCTCTATCAAAGCCGCTGTAGTTTATCTTGCGACGGCGTTAGTGAAG CTTATTTGTTTAGCTACCTTTCTCAAGGTATCGGAGAGTGATAGCTTTGATCCGTATCAG GAGTTTTTGAAGGCATTAATAGGTTTTATAGATGTTGCCGGGCTTTATTTTGCCTTGACCCAGTTGACTCACAGGAATATCTCGCAGAATCATAAATTTCAAGCAGTTGGACTTG GCTGGGCGTTTGCTGACTCTGTACTGCATCGGTTGGCTCCTCTTTGGGTTGGGGCCAGAGGATTAGAATTTACTTGGGATTACATTCTCCAGGGCCTTGAGGCTAATGCGAATTTG GTGTTGAGCATATCCCTTGCTGCACTTGGATCTTTGATGTGGCTTCGAAAAAATAAGCCAAAGACCCTCATCcctattatttatttgagtgcCGGGATTGTAGCAACGATGCCATCTATCACAAG CTATCTGAGGCGTGGATTGGGGTGGCACTTTCCTAAAGTGGTAGGCTTTGAGCTGTTCACATCTCTGGTGATGGCTTTTATTAGCTGGCAACTGTTTGCTGCGTGTCAGAGACCCTCGGTGTGA